TATGTGTTATTTAAAGGGTTTTGTTTCTCACATTAAAGGTCAGATTATAATATTAATGTTACAAATGTGAATACACTATCAagtaatcaaattttaaaattactactaCTCTTCCAGTATGTATTGGTTTAGTGGCTAGGTTGTGTtgacccaggtgtgtgtgtgtgtgtgtgtgtgtgtatttaaatattcattttctttttagttataggtggacacaatatctttatttttttaaatttggtgctgaggattgagcccagtgcctcacgcatgctaggcaagtgctttacctctaagccacaaccccagcccactcagCAGTATATTTCAACTTAGTGTTTGACACTCTTATTTCCATAAAAAAGTTATCAAGATTAGGTATgcacaaagttttatttttaaaattgattttatgatttgttcttttttgagtGGGGAAAcctcaaagaaatattaaaagtagaTATCTTTACATtatcagataattttatttatcttatgttAAATTGAGCTAAGAAAACtgaagatcttaaaaaaaaaaaaaaaaacctgaaaaaaaaaatgagtgtattttagtttttcttttgatttcctaTGACCCAAACACTTAGATACTGGTCCTGAAACTGTATGGCTCTGAAGTCATGCCCTTGATTATTAAGTCTTTGAAGAACTGAATGTatccttctttcttcccctcaTCCCTGCCctccaccagggattgaactgaggggacCTTTACCTCTGAGCTCCATTCCAagcctttttacattttattttgagacagagtctcgtgAAATTATTGGtgccagccttgaacttgggatccgcgtctcagcctcccaagtctctgggatcacaggcatatgcTACTATGCCcagttccttctttcttttctattgaaGCAAATGTTAGATCCCTTAATCTGTGTGGGCTTATCATTGAAAGTAAAGCCATTTGCATTATAGGTTTGTCAAATATGTTATAGTTTAAAGGAATTTTAGTACTAGCTTTGCttgttacttttaattttcttaatttgtcAAAGTTAGGATTTACAAAATTTCAGGTGActgattatcttttaaaaaatttcagatgACTGACCCAGTCACATTAAATGTAGGTGGACACTTGTATACGACGTCTCTCACCACACTGACGCGTTATCCAGATTCCATGCTTGGAGCTATGTTTGGGGGGGACTTCCCCACAGCTCGAGACCCTCAAGGCAATTACTTCATTGATCGAGATGGACCTCTTTTCCGATACGTCCTTAACTTCTTAAGAACTTCAGAATTGACCTTACCCCTGGATTTTAAGGAATTTGATCTGCTTCGGAAAGAAGCAGATTTTTACCAGATCGAGCCCTTGATTCAATGTCTCAACGACCCAAAGCCTTTGTATCCTATGGATACTTTTGAAGAAGTTGTGGAGCTCTCTAGTACCCGGAAGCTTTCTAAGTACTCCAATCCAGTGGCTGTTATCATAACTCAATTAACCATCACCACCAAGGTCCATTCCTTACTAGAAGGCATCTCAAATTATTTTACCAAGTGGAATAAGCACATGATGGACACCAGAGACTGCCAGGTTTCCTTTACTTTTGGACCCTGTGATTATCACCAGGAAGTTTCTCTGCGGGTCCACCTCATGGAATACATTACAAAACAAGGTTTCACGATCCGCAACACTCGCGTGCATCACATGAGTGAGCGGGCCAATGAGAACACAGTGGAGCACAACTGGACTTTCTGTAGATTAGCCCGGAAGACGGATGACTGATCCCCAGCGCTGGAGAAGTTCCTGGAAACTGACTGTCCCGGAAATggaagagacttttttttttttttttaaatcacaatgtgggctttttttttttttttttttttttttttaatatttgtatttatttgaagGCATTGAGAACTGAGAAGGAAGTTTTATGCTTTAGCAGACTCTTCCATGTTTTGTTTCCTTTACCCTGAGTATGCATGTGCCTGTTCTGAGTCTCCAGATaccttttttataaaaagaaatctgaaaatcaTTATGGTATATAATCTATCCTTAACAGagcttttttttgtttattacaGTGCTAAAATGATTTCTGATAAAATGGCCCCAAATAACTAGAAGGCTAAAAAtacaggaatgaaagaaaaagcagaatacTCATGAtgcctttgaaaaaaaatcaaatatcatGTAGGGTGACCTAGTTTCCAAAACAATAAGCAgtattaaaataaaggaaaactgtTCCAATCATTTAAAGGTACTTATTAAGTACTGCTTTTCACAGTTATGACAACTGTTACTTTCTATGCATATAAATCAAGCAACCAAATATCTGTAGCCATGGAAATGTCTGactagaaatatttatattggaTTCTGAATACAAAATGTCCCTGTGGTAGAAATCTTACTTCTTATGCCTGGTGCAGTATAATTCCCAAGTGTTCTGtctaccaggggaaaaaaaaaaaacctaataaaaaatgaaataagaaaattagaTCTGTATTTATTGGTGGTTGTTAttacttaaaggagaaaaatcatattcATTGTCTGAAGTATGCATTGTTTATGTCCTACTCTTTGAGAGGACTCAATGGAACCTTAGATTGTAGTTTATAAGAACTCTATTGTGTCATTGAAGCAAGGATGGATAGAATTTGTCTCAAAGTCTAAAAGAGTGCATATTTGAATGGTGAACGTGCTGTTTGACAAACTTTCCATTGGCACTTATATTAAAGATTACAGATTTTTCTTCAGTTGTCATAGTGCTGAATATGACTCATTATTTCAGTTTTGTCCTAAGCACGGGGACAAGAATGACTAGCTATTTTATCCTCATATATTGTGGTTACCCACAATTGCATGTTATTATCAAAGCTAagtttatttctaaaaagaagaaataaactgtTGTAAATGAAGAAGAATCTGGAATAGTTGGGGAAAtgtatgtaattttgtttattttattgtagtctctctgccccccccccccccgtcccccactggagattgaatccaggctTCATGCATCCTCAAAGCTATATTcccatcccccccccttttttttaagagagagagagagaaagaattttaatatttatttttttagttatcggcggacacaacatctttgcctgtatgtagtgctgaggatcgagcccgggccgcatgcatgccaggcgagcgcgccaccacttgagccacatccctggcccctcatccctttttatcttactttgaaacagggtcctGCCAAGTTGCCCAAGGTGTCCTTGAATTGGAATCctgttgcctcagccttccaggtagctgggattatagggatgtACCATGCCACTGGCCTGGCCTGGTTCTGgtcttattttgcatttgattctATTTCTTCAAAGTTACTCACAGGAAGGATTGTGTTAATTATAGTGAGACTTCCTGGTTTGCTAGCACACCTTATAAAAAAGGAAGGCATGTAACTTCTGCCCTGTTTTCTAAGGGAAGAGTGGAACTCTTGAGACTCTGTGCCCTGGAGCAGGCAGgtcactctttttctcctcctctctgtgAAAATATTCCAAGATTCTATGAAAAGATAAGAACATTTACTTTGCTAACTTTTCCCCGTGTCttcctgaaaatttattttaagatttgaTAAATTACCAGAAACCTGTAATCAACCCATTTTCATCATCTTCAGACTAAGATTCCTTAATGTTGTTGACAGGTT
This is a stretch of genomic DNA from Ictidomys tridecemlineatus isolate mIctTri1 chromosome 2, mIctTri1.hap1, whole genome shotgun sequence. It encodes these proteins:
- the Kctd6 gene encoding BTB/POZ domain-containing protein KCTD6 isoform X1, producing the protein MDNGDWGYMMTDPVTLNVGGHLYTTSLTTLTRYPDSMLGAMFGGDFPTARDPQGNYFIDRDGPLFRYVLNFLRTSELTLPLDFKEFDLLRKEADFYQIEPLIQCLNDPKPLYPMDTFEEVVELSSTRKLSKYSNPVAVIITQLTITTKVHSLLEGISNYFTKWNKHMMDTRDCQVSFTFGPCDYHQEVSLRVHLMEYITKQGFTIRNTRVHHMSERANENTVEHNWTFCRLARKTDD
- the Kctd6 gene encoding BTB/POZ domain-containing protein KCTD6 isoform X2, whose translation is MLGAMFGGDFPTARDPQGNYFIDRDGPLFRYVLNFLRTSELTLPLDFKEFDLLRKEADFYQIEPLIQCLNDPKPLYPMDTFEEVVELSSTRKLSKYSNPVAVIITQLTITTKVHSLLEGISNYFTKWNKHMMDTRDCQVSFTFGPCDYHQEVSLRVHLMEYITKQGFTIRNTRVHHMSERANENTVEHNWTFCRLARKTDD